In the Streptomyces fradiae ATCC 10745 = DSM 40063 genome, GAAGTCGTCCAGCGTGAGCCGTACGCCGGAGCGGCCGGCCATGGCGATGAGGTGGATGACCGCGTTGGTGGAGCCGCCGAGGCCGAGGACGGTCGTCACGGCGTCCTCGTACGCCTCGCGGGTGAGGATGCGCGACAGCCGCAGGTCCTCCCGTACGAGCTCGACGATCCGCAGTCCGGCGGCGGCGGCCATCCGGTCGTGGCCGGAGTCGACGGCCGGGATCGAGGAGGCGCCGGGCATGGTCACGCCGAGCGCCTCGGCGGCGGCCGTCAGCGTGGACGCGGTGCCCATCGTCATGCAGTGGCCGGGCGAGCGGGCGAGCCCGCTCTCCAGTTCGGCCAGCTCGCAGTCGCCGATGCGCCCGGCCCGCTTCTCGTCCCAGTACTTCCACATGTCCGTGCCCGAGCCGAGGACCTCGCCCCGCCAGTGGCCCGGCAGCATCGGCCCGGCCGGGACGAAGACGGTCGGCAGGTCGACCGAGGCGGCGCCCATGAGGAGGGCGGGCGTGGACTTGTCGCAGCCGCCGAGGAGGACCGCCCCGTCCACCGGGTAGGAGCGCAGCAGCTCCTCCGCCTCCATGGCGAGGAGGTTGCGGTAGAGCATCGGGGTGGGCTTCTGGAAGGTCTCGGACAGGGTGGAGACCGGGAACTCCAGCGGGAACCCGCCGGCCTGCCACACCCCGCGCTTCACGGCCTGCGCGCGGTCGCGGAGGTGGACGTGGCAGGGGTTGATGTCGGACCAGGTGTTGAGGATCGCGACGACCGGTTTGCCCAGGTGCTCCTCGGGGAGGTAGCCGAGCTGCCGGGTGCGGGCGCGGTGGCTGAACGAGCGCAGCCCGTCCGTGCCGTACCACTGGTGGCTGCGCAGGGCGCGGGGGCGCCCGGCGCGGTCGGGGGCGGGCGCGTCAGGGGCGGCGGGGCCGGTGCCGGTGCCGGGGGCGGTGGGGCCGGTGCCGGTGCCGGGGGCGGTGGGGCCGGTGCCGGTGCCGGGGGCGGTGGGGCCGGTGCCGGTGCCGGGGGCGGTGGGGCCGGGCGTGCCGGTACCGGGTGCTTCGGCGCTGCTCATGCGTCCCACTCCTTGACCATCTCGGCGATCTCGGCACGGCGCGGCTCGGGCAGCGGCCGGCTCGGCGGGCGGACGTCGCGGCGGCACAGGCCGAGCGCGGCCAGGGCCTCCTTGACGACGGTGACGTTGTTCGCGGACTGGTCGGCGGCGCGCAGGTCCTCGAAGCGGCGGATGCGCTCCCACACCTCCAGGGCGGCCGGGTAGTCGCCGCCGCGCAGCGAGCGGAGCATGGTGAGGGAGACCGCGGGCGAGACGTTGACCAGCCCGGAGGTGAAGCCGGTGGCGCCCATCGCCCAGTACGAGGGGGCGTACAGCTCGGCGAGCCCGGCGATCCACACGAACCGGCCGAGCCCGGCGTCGCGGGCGACGGCGGCGAAGCGGGCGGCGTCGGGGACGGCGTACTTGACGCCGATGACGTTGGGGCACAGCTCGCCGAGGCGGGCGACGGCCGCGCCGTCGAGGAGCGGGTTGCGGATGTAGGGGACGACGCCCAGTTCGGGCACGGCGTCCGCGATCTCGCGGTGGTAGTCGATCCAGCCGTCACGGGAGACGTAGGGGTGGACGGGCTGGTGGACCATGACCATCGCGGCGCCGGCGTCGCGGGCGTGCCGGGCGGCGGCCGTGGCGGTCGGCACGTCGTGGCCGACGCCGACGAGGACGGCGGCCCGCTCGCCCGCCTCCGCCACGGCCAGCTCGGTGACGAGGCGGCGCTCGTCGGGCGTGAGCGTGTAGAACTCGCCGGTGTTGCCGTTGGGGGTCACGGCCCGTACGCCGCCGTCGAGCAGCCTGCGCAGCAGGGCGCGGTACGTGTCCCGGTCGACACCGCCGTCGGCGCCGAACGGGGTCACGGGGATCGCGACGACGTCCGCGAGTGCCGCCCTCAGCGAGGAGTGGTCCATGCGTACCGGCCTTTCTGGTGACTGTCACGGGTGCGGGGGTGCCGGGGGCTCCGGGGCGCGGGGCCCGTTCCGGGGTGCGGCGGGCGGGCGGCCGGGGTTCCCGGGGGTGGGCCGGCCGGCGCTCCGGGCCGGGGCTTGAGCCCGGGGCGGCCCCGGGTGGTACGGAGGGTGCGCGCGGTGCGGGTGGTGCCGCGCGGGGGCCTTCGCGGGTGGTGCCGCGCGAGGGTCTTGCGGGTGGTGCCGCGCGGGGGCTTGCGGGTGGGGGTGCTCGGGGGTCTTGCGGGTGGGGCTGCTGCGGTGGGGCTTCGGGTGGTGCCGCCGTCGGCGCCGCTGGGTGCGTCGCCGCGGGACGGGCCGCGGGTCTACGGGTGGTGCGGTGCCTCGGCGGCCCGCTCCGGCACGGGCTCCGCCCCCGGCTCCCCGGGGAAGGCCCGCAGGACGAACCGGGCGATGTGCTCGTGCAGGGCCCGCGCCGCCGCCTCGCCGTCACCGGCCAGGGCGAGGCGCAGGATCTCGCGGTGCTCGTCGGCCTCGCGCCGCCAGGACGGGTCGGCGCTCCAGGCGACGGTGGAAACGAGCGCGGCCTGATCCCGTACCTCGTCGAGCATCCGGGCCAGCAGCGGGTTGCCGCACGGCAGGTAGAGCGCCCGGTGGAACGCGCGGTTGGCCAGGGAGCGTTCGGCCTGGTCGGCCGCCTCGTCCGCGCGTACCAGCGCCTCTCCCGCCGCCTCCAGCGAGGCGCGGCGGGCGATGGTGCGGCGCAGCGCCTCCGGCTCCAGCAGCAGCCGGACGTCGTACACCTCGCGGGCCATGGCGGCGTCGACGGTACGGACCGTGACGCCCTTGTACTGGCTCATGACGACGAGCCCGGTGCCGGCGAGCGTCTTCAGCGCCTCCCGGACGGGCGTCTTCGACACCCCGAACCGCGCCGCCAGCTCCGCCTCCACCAGCGGCCGGCCGGGCGGGAGCTGGCCGGTGAGGATGGCGTGCTTGATCGCCTCCAGCACGTACTGCGTGCGGGAGGGGACGGGACTGGGGGCGGCGAAGGTCATACGGGTCTCATATCTCGCGTATCGCGTCTCATATATGACGTACGAAGGACGACGGCGACGAACGTAAGACGGGCGCCGGGAATTCGTCAACGCTTCTGACAAAACTGGCCCGCCCCGGTCTCCCGAGGGGCGACCGGGGCGGCGGGGAGTCGGCCTGAGGGCCCGTCGGCCGCGCGCGCCGACGCGCGCAGGAGGCGACGGACCGTCAGGCGGGGGTGCGGAGCGCGGCGGCGACCGCCTCCAGGTCGGCCGCGGAGGCGAGGCCCGCGTGGTACAGGCGCAGTTCGGTGGCGCCGAGCTCGACGGCCCGCGCGGCGTCCTCGGCGAGCCTCGCGGGCGCGCCGCCCATGCCGGCGACGACGGTGAGGTTGGCCGCCAGGGTCGTGTCCGGGCGCGCGTGCGGGGCGAACGGCGGCAGCACGGCCTCGGCGCCGCCGCCCGTGCAGGGCAGGACCACCCCGTCCGCGACGCCCAGGACGTGCGCGGGGTCCACTCCGGGGTTGGCGCCCGTGCGGTACGGGGCGGGGTCGGCGTGCAGCAGGACGCGGAAGCCCGGCGGGGCGGCCGCCCGGACCGCCGCCACGGCCTCCTCCTGGAGGGCGCGGGCGGCCCGCAGGCGGTGGCCGAGGGTGGCCGCGGCGAGCGGGGCGCCCAGCAGTTCCGCGACGCCTGGCCAGCCTTCCGCGTACGCGGGCGCGTCGGGGGCCCGCCCGGACCAGAGGGGCTCCAGGGCGCGGCGCACGGCGGCGGCGACCTCGCCGGGGTCGGCGCCCTCCTCGGCGTACCCCTCCCGGCACACCCCGCAGAAGCAGAGCGACATCAGGTACTGGGCGGCGTCCCCGAGGGCGACCCCGCCGGTCTTGTCGTGGGCGTGCAGGTGCGCCGCGCCGTACCAGCCGCAGGACTCCAGTTCGGTGCCGCGCGCGCCGGGGCGGACGGCGGCCTCGGCGGCCAGCTCCACGAGGTACGCGCGCACCTCGGGCCGGCCGACGCAGGGCGCCCACGGGTAGCGGTCGCCGTAGGCGTTGACGACGCAGGTGCCGGGGTGCTCGGAGCCGAGCCGGGAGTTGTGGGCGAGGACGACCCAGCTGTGCACCTCCAGCCCGGCGCCCTCCAGCGCCTGCGCCGCCGCGCCGAACGCGTCGCCGGGGGCCCACTCCCCCGCCGGGTACGGGCGCAGGGGGCGCCCCGCCCAGCGCGCGGGGTCCGGCGGGTAGAGCACGGCGGCGTACTCGGCGGTGACGACCCGGTGGCGCGGGTGGCGGGGCGTCAGGGCGCGGGTGGAGTGGTACGCGGCGGCCAGCGTGACCTGCCGGACGCCGAGGCGGGCGACCCGTCCGGGCGCGCCGGGGTCGCCGACGACGTCCCAGGGGTAGAGGAAGGCGGACGCCCTCGGCGGTGCGGCGCAGGCGCGCGGGCCCTCGGAGGGGCGGCCCGCCGGGGGCGGCGGGGGCGAGGACGCGGTCGGGGGTGGGGGTGGGTTCACGGAAGCTCCCTGGGCGTGGCCGGCCGGGTGACGGCTGGCGGGCGGGCTGGGGGGGACGGCGGGCGGGACGGCCGGGCGGACCGGGCGGACGGCCGGCGGGGCGGCCGCCGAGGGGGCGACCGGCGGGACGGCCGTCGGCGGCCGACCGGCGAGGGCCTGTCAGCGGCAGAGCCGTCAGCGGGACCTGGGCCGAAGCACCCGCATGCCCCGCCGTCCATCCCTCCGAGTCCCGGCACGCTAGGCCCGCCCGAACGGACCGGTCAAGGCGAAGGCCACCGGCCGGCCGGGCACTTGACGCCCTCGCACCCCCTCCTTAGCGTGTCCACGCATGTGAACACCGTCCACACAGCCGACCATGAAGGGCCGGCCACCGCACGGGCCGCCCACTCCACGGCCGCCCACGCAAGCCCCCCCGCCCCGCACGGCCACCCACCCCCGGCCCCCGCCCGACCACCGCCCACCCGACCCGCCTCCGCACCAAGCCACCGCCCACCCGGCCCGCCCCGCACCAAGCCACTGCCCACCCGGCCACGGCCCGCCCGGCCCGCCCGGCCCGCCCGGCCCGCCATCCGACCTGGAGTCGCTGATGCCCGCTGCCCGCACCGTCCTGCTGACCGGCGCCGCCGGCGGCCTCGGCACCCTCATGCGCGAGCTGCTGCCCGCGTACGGGTACGAGCTGCGCCTGCTGGACATGCGCCCCGTCGAGGGCGCCCCCGACGCGCTCACCGCCGATCTCGGCGACCCGGCCCACCAGGGCGTGCTGCGCGAGGCGGTGCGCGGCGCCGACGCGGTCCTCCACCTCGCGGGCATCTCCCTGGAAGCCCCCTTCCCCCGCGTCCTGCGCGCCAACGTGGAGGGCGCGTACCACCTGTACGAGGCCGCCCGCGCGGAGGGCGTCCACCGGATCGTGGCCGCCTCCAGCAACCACGCCGTCGGCTTCACCCCGCGCCCCCGCGCCGGCGACCCGCTCGTCCCGGTCGGCACACCGCACCGCCCCGACACGTTCTACGGCCTGTCGAAGTGCTTCGGCGAGGACCTGGCGCAGCTCTACTGGGACCTGCACGGCGTGGAGACCGTCTCGGTGCGGATCGGCTCCTGCGTCCCCGAGCCCACGGACGTGCGGATGCTGTCCACGTGGCTCAGCCCCGGCGACGCGGCCCGCCTCTTCCACGCGGCGCTCACCGCCGAGGAGGTGGGGCACACCGTCGTGTACGGCTCCTCGGCCAACACGCGGCTGTGGTGGGACCTGGAACCGGCGCGCGCGCTCGGGTACGCCCCGCGGGACGACGCGGAGCGGTACGCGGAGAAGCTCGTCGGGGAGCTGGGGGAACTGGACGACGCGAATCCGGACCACGCCCACCTGGGCGGCCGCTTCTGCACCGAGCCCGCGCTCTGGCCGTACTGACGCGCGCGGGGCCCGTACGGCGCGTCCGTACCGACGGCCCCTCACCGGCCGCCGTGCGACCGGTCCGGGCAGGCACAGGCCCGGCCCGGTCTCACGGGGGGCGACCCGGGCCGGGCCTGTGCGGGGACGGGCCTACCCACGGGGGTCGGGTACGCCAGCGTCACAAAGTCACACTAAAGCCCACGCAAACCGGCACATGTCCGCGGAGCGCGGCCCCCTGTCCGCCGAACGCGGCGCACCGCGGCGCGCGGAAGCACGCCGGGGCGCACACGCGGGGCGGACCGGCGGCGCGTACGGCGGGGGCGCACCCGCCGACCCGCCGTCCGTTCAGGACCGCACCGGCGGCGGGGCGTTCAGGGTCTGCGACGGCGCCTCGCCGAACCGCTCCCGGTACCGCGCGGCGAACCGCCCCAGATGGGTGAAGCCCCAGCGCCAGGCGACCTCACTGACCGTCAGCCCGCTGCCCGGCTCGGCGTCCCGCAGCTCGTCGCGGACCCGCCCGAGGCGCACGTCCCGCACGTACCCCATCGGGGTCGTGCCCACGTGGGCCCGGAACGACTCCTGCAGCCGCCGGGGGCTCACCCGCGCGAGACCGGCCAGCTCCGTCGCGGTGTACGGGTGCTCGGGGCGCTCCCGCACCGCGTCCATCACCCGCTTCACCGGCGCCGGGCGCAGGGCGCGGGCCGGGGCCGCCAGCTCGTCGCGGTACGGGTGCGAGGCGGCCAGCAGCAGGCCGGTGAGGAGCGCGTCCTGCAGCGGCCCGGCGACCAGCGGGTGCTGGACCAGGCCCGCCGGGTCGGCCGCCTCGCGCGCGAGGCGCCGGACGAGCGCCGCCCAGTCCCGGCCCGCCCCGCGCGCCAGGTCCAGCGCCGGCTCCAGGAGGAGGGCGCGGGGCGGGGTGCGGCCCAGCAGCTCCTCCAGCCTGCGCCGCAGCGCGGCCGTCTCCACCTTGACGGCGACGACCCGGCAGTCGCCCGCCCACCGGTCCACGACGACCGGCCCGCCCGGGTTCAGCACCGTTCCGCGCTCCGGGGTGCCGGTCAGGGGGTCGCCCGCGCCCTGCCGCAGCTCCAGCCGCCCGGCCAGCGGCACGTTCACGTGGTAGGCCCCCAGGTCGCCGAAGCGCAGCCGCACGTCGGCGCCGCACCGCATGTCCCCCACCACGAGCGGCCCCAGGCGGACCGTCTCGAAACGGGCGTCGAACCGGCGTCCCCGCTCCTCGACGACGTCCATGAACGTGGAGTAGAAGCGCTCGCCGATCTCCCGGCGCGCTTCCTCCACGTCCCTTGTGCGGAAAACGGTCCCTGCGGTCACGGGGGGAGAGAATATGCCGGGCGCATGGGCGGGCCGCCGCCGCCGTCCTGTGACCGGTGTGGCGGAGGGTAAGGGAACGGTAAAGCCGACTCGCTCGTTACGGCAGTCATGACAGCTATGACCCCCGGCTCGAACATCCCCCTCTCCGCCGCCGGCGTGGCGGTGGACGTCGCCGCCCCCGTCCGGCTCGACGTCTCGGGCCTGCTGCTCACGGCCCACGGGAAGGTCCGTTCCGACGCCGACTTCGTCTTCTACAACCAGCCCGCGGGGCCCGGTGTCACCTACCGGTCCGGCGGCGGCGCGTCGCCCGACGCGATCACGGTCGACACGGCGGCGGTCCCGGCCGACATCGAGCGGATCGTCGTCACGGCCAGCCCCGACGAGGCGGGCCGGACCTTCCAGGGCGTCGAGCCGACCGCGACCGTCCGCGACGCCGCCACCGGCGCGGTCCTCGCCACCTTCACCCCGCCCCGGCTCGGTACGGAGACGGCGCTCGTCGTGGTCGAGGTGTACCGCAGGGGCGGCGCCTGGAAGGTGCGCGCGGTGGGCCAGGGGTACGCGAACGGGCTCGCGGGCATCGCCACCGACTTCGGTGTGACCGTGGAGGAGCCGCCCGCGCCCGCCGCGCCCCAGGCCGCCCCGCCGCAGCCGGCCCCGCCGCAGCCCGCCGCGCCGAGCGCCCCGCCCGCCCCGCCCGCCCCGCCGGAGCGCTCCCGTGCCGGGGCCGCCCCGGCGCCCGCGCCCGCCGCCGCTCCCCCGGCGCCCGCGCCGGCACCCGGCGCCGGGAAGATCAACCTGGACAAGGGCCGGGTGAGCCTCCAGAAGAACCAGACGGTGTCCCTGGTCAAGGGCGGCCGGCCGCTGCTGACGCAGGTCAAGATGGGCCTCGGCTGGGAGCCCGCGTACCGGGCGAAGGACATCGACCTGGACGCGTCCGTCATCGCGTACGGCCCGCAGCGCAACCACCTCGACAGCTGCTACTTCGGCAAGCTCACCGTCCTCGGCGGCGCGATCCGCCACTCCGGCGACAACCTGACCGGCGAGGGCGCGGGCGACGACGAGGTCATCACCGTCGACCTGGGGCGGCTGCCCGCCGAGGCGACGGGGCTGGTCTTCACGGTGAACTCGTTCTCGGGCCAGAAGTTCACGGAGGTCGCGAAGGCGTACTGCCGGCTGCTCGACGCGGCGACCGGCGAGGAGCTGGTCCGCTTCGACCTGACGAGCGCCGAGCCGCGGACGGGCGTCATGATGTGCAAGCTGATCCGCCAGTTCTCCGGCGAGTGGGAGATGACGGCGATGGGCTCCTTCGTCAAGGCCCGCACCGTCCGCGACATGGTCCGCCCGGCGGCGGCGGCCCTCTGAGAAGATGCAGGTCAGCCCGCTGGGTCGCCACTTCTCCCCCAGCGGGCTGACGGTGCAGCCGAGTAGCGACCGACGAACCACTCCTGCGGACCATCAGTCGCGCACTCGCTTCAGTTGGCTCTAGTTAGTCAGAGTTGAGCGCTAGTTACGCAGGAAGTTTCCCAGTTCTTTCCCACGGGAAGCCAGGGCGGGGACCACCTGGGGGGTGGATGCCCCCGCCCTGGCCCGCACCTCCGTCGCAACCCGACCGGAGGCCGAGGCTCAGCACCGCGGGGCGGGCGGCGCAGAGCCCCCACGGCGCAGCTAGGCCCCCTGAGCCCTCACTGCGCCGAGCTAGGTATACCTAGGCAAGGGCGTCACTCTTAAGTTCTGGATCAGCAGGTCACGAACGAGGCCAGGGGTCCGGATGCCAGCCGATGCGGCCTTCAGGCGCATCGCCGCCGACATCCGCCGCCGTATCGAAGCTGGCGAATGGCAAGTAGGTGACGCGCTACCATCCCGCACCCGCCTTGCAGCTGAGTACCGAGTCCACCCCGAGACGATGAGGCTCGCCTACGCCCTGCTACGCCGGTCCGGCACCCTTGAGGGGGAGAGGCGCCGGGCCGTCTACGTAGCCCATCCTCCTGCCATGCGCGTGCTCACCAACCCTGATGCAGCGTGGCCACACGGCCAGGAGATCACAGACAGCCGATCCTGTCGGGCGAGCCCCGGCCTGGCCGCCCGCCTTAGCATCGAGCCAGGGACGCGGCTCCGCTGCGAACGGGTCGAGTGCTTCGACCCGGGCGGGAGGTCGGCCATGGTCATCACTACGTGGTGGCGAGGTCGCCGTCGCCG is a window encoding:
- a CDS encoding NAD-dependent epimerase/dehydratase family protein, translating into MPAARTVLLTGAAGGLGTLMRELLPAYGYELRLLDMRPVEGAPDALTADLGDPAHQGVLREAVRGADAVLHLAGISLEAPFPRVLRANVEGAYHLYEAARAEGVHRIVAASSNHAVGFTPRPRAGDPLVPVGTPHRPDTFYGLSKCFGEDLAQLYWDLHGVETVSVRIGSCVPEPTDVRMLSTWLSPGDAARLFHAALTAEEVGHTVVYGSSANTRLWWDLEPARALGYAPRDDAERYAEKLVGELGELDDANPDHAHLGGRFCTEPALWPY
- a CDS encoding GntR family transcriptional regulator, which codes for MTFAAPSPVPSRTQYVLEAIKHAILTGQLPPGRPLVEAELAARFGVSKTPVREALKTLAGTGLVVMSQYKGVTVRTVDAAMAREVYDVRLLLEPEALRRTIARRASLEAAGEALVRADEAADQAERSLANRAFHRALYLPCGNPLLARMLDEVRDQAALVSTVAWSADPSWRREADEHREILRLALAGDGEAAARALHEHIARFVLRAFPGEPGAEPVPERAAEAPHHP
- a CDS encoding GntR family transcriptional regulator — encoded protein: MPADAAFRRIAADIRRRIEAGEWQVGDALPSRTRLAAEYRVHPETMRLAYALLRRSGTLEGERRRAVYVAHPPAMRVLTNPDAAWPHGQEITDSRSCRASPGLAARLSIEPGTRLRCERVECFDPGGRSAMVITTWWRGRRRRHVRAVAELGTTQVTDEDAAALGLTVDTPAFLLMRTRLDDHGTPTETADLVLPMDRWLVRISPGA
- a CDS encoding dihydrodipicolinate synthase family protein, yielding MDHSSLRAALADVVAIPVTPFGADGGVDRDTYRALLRRLLDGGVRAVTPNGNTGEFYTLTPDERRLVTELAVAEAGERAAVLVGVGHDVPTATAAARHARDAGAAMVMVHQPVHPYVSRDGWIDYHREIADAVPELGVVPYIRNPLLDGAAVARLGELCPNVIGVKYAVPDAARFAAVARDAGLGRFVWIAGLAELYAPSYWAMGATGFTSGLVNVSPAVSLTMLRSLRGGDYPAALEVWERIRRFEDLRAADQSANNVTVVKEALAALGLCRRDVRPPSRPLPEPRRAEIAEMVKEWDA
- a CDS encoding AraC family transcriptional regulator, producing the protein MTAGTVFRTRDVEEARREIGERFYSTFMDVVEERGRRFDARFETVRLGPLVVGDMRCGADVRLRFGDLGAYHVNVPLAGRLELRQGAGDPLTGTPERGTVLNPGGPVVVDRWAGDCRVVAVKVETAALRRRLEELLGRTPPRALLLEPALDLARGAGRDWAALVRRLAREAADPAGLVQHPLVAGPLQDALLTGLLLAASHPYRDELAAPARALRPAPVKRVMDAVRERPEHPYTATELAGLARVSPRRLQESFRAHVGTTPMGYVRDVRLGRVRDELRDAEPGSGLTVSEVAWRWGFTHLGRFAARYRERFGEAPSQTLNAPPPVRS
- a CDS encoding TerD family protein — its product is MTPGSNIPLSAAGVAVDVAAPVRLDVSGLLLTAHGKVRSDADFVFYNQPAGPGVTYRSGGGASPDAITVDTAAVPADIERIVVTASPDEAGRTFQGVEPTATVRDAATGAVLATFTPPRLGTETALVVVEVYRRGGAWKVRAVGQGYANGLAGIATDFGVTVEEPPAPAAPQAAPPQPAPPQPAAPSAPPAPPAPPERSRAGAAPAPAPAAAPPAPAPAPGAGKINLDKGRVSLQKNQTVSLVKGGRPLLTQVKMGLGWEPAYRAKDIDLDASVIAYGPQRNHLDSCYFGKLTVLGGAIRHSGDNLTGEGAGDDEVITVDLGRLPAEATGLVFTVNSFSGQKFTEVAKAYCRLLDAATGEELVRFDLTSAEPRTGVMMCKLIRQFSGEWEMTAMGSFVKARTVRDMVRPAAAAL
- the araD gene encoding L-arabinonate dehydratase, which codes for MSSAEAPGTGTPGPTAPGTGTGPTAPGTGTGPTAPGTGTGPTAPGTGTGPAAPDAPAPDRAGRPRALRSHQWYGTDGLRSFSHRARTRQLGYLPEEHLGKPVVAILNTWSDINPCHVHLRDRAQAVKRGVWQAGGFPLEFPVSTLSETFQKPTPMLYRNLLAMEAEELLRSYPVDGAVLLGGCDKSTPALLMGAASVDLPTVFVPAGPMLPGHWRGEVLGSGTDMWKYWDEKRAGRIGDCELAELESGLARSPGHCMTMGTASTLTAAAEALGVTMPGASSIPAVDSGHDRMAAAAGLRIVELVREDLRLSRILTREAYEDAVTTVLGLGGSTNAVIHLIAMAGRSGVRLTLDDFDRIARTVPVLANLRPGGRYLMEDFHFAGGLPGFLSRLTDLLHLDRPTVAHRTLREQLAGALVHDPEVIRPRDKPLAEEGGLAVLRGNLCPDGAVVKHIAAEQHLRRHTGPAVVFDDYRTMQRTIDDPALGITADHVLVLRNAGPKGGPGMPEYGMLPIPDHLLKQGVRDMVRISDARMSGTSYGMCVLHVAPESYVGGPLALVRTGDLITLDVDARSLHLHVDEAELAERRAAWTAPVHPYERGYGALYQEQVTQADTGCDFAFLSRPGSVPEPYAG